The following DNA comes from Peribacillus sp. FSL E2-0218.
AGCGTTATCATTTGGGTGATGTATCGAAAATCATGGGAGGAGTTAGTTTAATGGCTAAAATCAACACGGCAGAGGTAATAGGCAACAGTCGATTTAACCGCTTTCATTTCGGTTTGCTAGCATGGTGCTTCGTAATTATCCTTTTTGATGGCTACGATCTTGTTATTTATGGGACAGTCGTTCCGATATTGACCGATGAGTGGAACCTCACTTCAGTCGAGGCAGGGGCCATGGGAAGCTACGGTTTGTTTGGAATGATGTTCGGGGCAATCTTTTTTGGCATATTGGCGGATCGGATTGGCAGAAAGAAAGTTATTGCCATCTCATTGATTTTATTTAGTTTATTTACGTTGTTATGTGGTTTTGTAGATACGCCTTCGATGTTTTCGACTTTTCGGTTTTTAGCGGGCTTGGGTCTGGGGGGCGTCATGCCAAATGTGATTGCTTTATTGACGGATTATTCACCGAAAAGGATGAGGAGCATGGTCGTTTCAATCGTTTTATGCGGTTATTCTGTTGGCGGAATGCTTGCCCCCATCCTTGGAATTGTACTTATACCCTCAGTAGGTTGGGAATCCATTTTCTGGTTTGCGGGTATACCATTGTTATTTATACCTATTTTGCTGAAGCGATTGCCGGAGGCCACGTCGCATCTTATCCGGGTTAATAGAAAAGAGGAATTGCTCAACATATTGAACAGGGTCGATCCAGCAAACAAATGTAATATGGAAGACGATATTTTAGATTTGGAAAAAAAGGATGTAAACATACCAATCATTGGGTTGTTTAAGGACTCTCGCACTTTTGGCACGCTGATGTTTTGGACTGCCTATTTTATGTGCTTGTTGATGATATTCGGATTGAATACATGGCTTCCAAAGCTGATGCTTGAGGCTGGATATGCACTGAACTCAAGCTTAGGTTTCTTGGTCGTCCTTCAAGGGGGAGCCATCGCGGGTACTCTCATCATTGCTAAACTGTGTGATCGATATGGGTTTAAAAGAATGCTCGTGCCCATGTATGCGCTTGGGGCAATCAGTTTGACTTTAATGGGTATGGGAGGCAACTTGTTCTGGATTTACATATTGGTAGTTGTTGCAGGAGCTTGTACGATTGGTTCCCAGAACCTTATACAGGCCTTTGTTTCCCAATACTACCCAGCCGTCATCCGGTCGACGGCACTTGGCGTGGCCTCTGGGATCGGAAGGATTGGCGGGATGCTTGGACCGATACTTGGCGGTTTTTTATTATCCATTTCATTACCCATTCAATTAAATTTCATTGCCTTTGCCATTCCTGGTCTAATTGCCGCCATCGCTTTATCATTTGTTCCAGTGAAACAGGATTACTACAAAAGTGATCTTTCTAAGCCAAGAGCTGGCATGAAAGTCGAAACGAAGAATTGAGCATTCCATGCAAAGGCATGAAAGGAGAGGATTTCTGCTATTATTTCGTGCTTTTCTTCTTTTTGGCAGTCCATTTACAGTGCGGATTACTTCACATGCTCGCATTGATCTAATCTTCCATGCTCTTACAGTAATGAAGGAAAAGAAGTAGAAACTGCACTCATTGTTCATAATTTCGTAATACGTATTGCTCCAATATCTTAAGAAAAAATGTTAGAATGAGTGTACGGATAATTAATTCCTCCTTGAAAAGGGAGGGAAGCAGTAATTAATCTCATCTCTTGAGAGGAGTCACCACGTTGAAAATTTTAAAACATTCAATATTTTGGTTATGCATGATCGGGACATTATTCTCAATGGTTTATTTCTTTGTAGCGGAAATACCGTTGTACATTAAATTGTTAGGCGGAGCCATCATTCTTTATCTTGCTTATGATTTATTTACTGAATCAAGGGAAAGAAAGCGCAAGGAAGCAATGGATGCTTAATGCATAAAGTCAAAATCCCTCAAAGAGGGATTTTTTTTGTTGGTATGACATAAAGGTAGTGTTGATTGTTTCTTTTTTTCGTCCGTCGTTTTCAGTGCCTGGGAGCCCAGAGGATGACTGAAACACCGACTAAACAGATGGCAGCCCCAATCCAATCGAATGCATCTGGCGTTTTCCTATCGATGCCCCATCCCCATAATACCGATAAGACAATGAAAACCCCGCCATAAGCGGCATAGACACGCCCAAAGGTAGGAAACGTTTGGAAAGTGGCAATGATGCCGTATAACACCAGCCCGAAGCCTCCAATCAAACCTAGATAAATGGATTTGCCTTCTCTTAACCATTGCCAAATAAGATATCCTCCGCCAATTTCAGCAAGGCCAGCCATAAGGAATATCCCGATCGTTACTAACATCTATGTATCCCTCGCTTTCTCGTTGAAATTTTACCATATTTAACAGGCTCTTTGAAAAAAAAGAAAATCATCGGTGGGCAACAATGTACAGCATGAAATCTATCCTTGCCAAGATTGTTGGAGCCTCAAAATATTTGATGCTGATGACGGATAGCGAGCAAAAAACTCTCCAGGTGGCCATGGGCTTATATGTAATGGAAGGAGAGTATGAAATCGAGAGTGGAGTGTTTACAGTTGAAAGGGACACATCCCAAAAATACGCTTCATTTGGGTTGCGATGGAGATGCATGGGGTACTATACCTAAAACGGAACTATCGTAATCTAGTTGAGGAGTTGAAACCATGAAATCCCGAACATTTGCATACATGCTGGCGATAATACATGCAAGTATAGTCGGCTTATCTTTTTTGTTCACGAAGATGGCCATTGCAGAATCGAATCCGCTGGATACATTGGCATTCCGATTCACCGTCTCATTCGTCATCATTTTATTGCTTGTCGCCATGAAAGTCATTAAGGTGAATTATACGTGGGAATCGATAAAGTACTTGATTCCTCTTTCATTATTATTCCCGACTCTTTTCTTTGCGTTTCAAACTTTTGGGTTAAAATATTCACAATCGACGGATGCTGGAATTTTATCTGCCTTTACCCCGATTCTAACCATGATGATCGCTGGATATTTTTTGAAGGAGAAAACTTCTTTATATCAAAAGCTTTCAATTGTTTTATCAGTAATGGGAGTCATTTTTATTTTTGTGGTGAAAGGGAGTACCATCAATTTTTCCGATATGCTTGGAATGATATTGATTCTGCTATCCTGCATTGCTACCGCTTGTTATACAACGATGACACGTTCACTCGCCAAGGATTATACACCAGGTGAAATGTCCTTTTTCATGATGGGAACGGGTTTCGTCATTTTTAATGCTGCCGCGCTATTTTCCCATCTGAAGCAAGGTTCGATGGAGGAATTCCTCTCACCATGGTCAAGCATGGAATTCATCAGCTCCATTTTGTATTTGGGAATATTGGCTTCCCTGGTTACCTCGTTATTGTCGAATGCGATTTTAACAAAAATCAAAGCGTCGCAAATGAGCGTGTTCGCCAACCTCTCCACAGTTGTCACGATTGCTGCAGGAGCGATCATCTTGCATGAAAAGATCACCATTTATGATATTACGGGGTCGATACTGATCATTTTAGGTGTGGTTGGCACGAATTACTTTGGAGGGAAGAAAGAGCCTTCCTTAAAGTTGAATTTCGGATATAAGCAGGAACGAAGTGTGAAATGAAAGAAATGGTCCACCCCAATCGGGATGGACCATTTTTACTTCCACCATTCTGTTTGCGGGAATTCTTTTGCACCGATCTGTACTGGTTCTCCCAGTTGCGGGGTACAGACCTGAACGTCAAGTTCATTGGCGGCTTTGGTTACCCGTACGATCGGATCTGTCCAATCATGAAAGGAGAGGGTGAATCCAGCCCAATGAATCGGGATCATCCTTTTTCCTTGTACATCGATATGTGCTTGAACCGTTTCTTCAGGCATCATATGAATCGTGGACCAGCGTTCATCATATTGGCCGCATTCCATCAAGGTTAAATCAAATGGCCCGTATTTCTCGCCGATTTCTTTAAAGTGGGTCCCATAGCCACTATCGCCGCTGAAAAATATGTTTTGCCGCTCACCATTGATCACCCAGGAACACCAAAGCGTGGTATTGCCATCCGTTAAACTCCGTCCGGAAAAATGCCTGGCAGGGGTACAGACTAAATGCAAACCCTTGAATGAAACCTCATCCCACCAATTATGTTCTGAAATTAATTCTTCGTTAACGCCCCAGCGCTCCAGATGTCCCCCGACACCGAGGGGAACGATGAACTGCCCCACTTTGCCTTTCAAGTTCTTTATTGAGTGATAATCCAAATGGTCATAGTGGTCATGCGACAGTATAACGGCATCGATAGGTGGCAGCGAATCCAGGTCAACGGGCAGCTCGCCGCTAAACCGCTTGTTGCCGAACCAAGGAAAGGGAGTGGGGGCCTTGCCGAACATAGGGTCCACCAGGATCGTTTTACCATCCAATTCCAACATGAAGGCGGAATGGCCAAACCAGGTAATCTTATTGGAATCATCAGCGGCCATCCCTTTTGTGTTAATCGTGATAGGGGTGTTTGGCCTTTTTTTCGGATTGCCTCTTATGTAATCCCGTAATATGGAGCCCGTATGCTTTAAACTCATCGCTTGACTTGTGGGGACCTGATTTTGGAATTTCCCATTGGCGAAATTATCTTTCTCATTGAACATTCTCACTTTTGCTTTCGTCGTCCTTTTCCCTAGTGGAGGATAAAGCTTAAGGAAAAGGAACAATAAAATAAAAGAAGAAACGATGATTTTTACAATTTTCAGCATGATGATGTTCCTCCATATAAATCAAATATTTTTGTTACTTATCATATCACAGAATAACTAAGGTTATTTACTAAGATGTCCCGTAAATATCCACCCTTGAGAAAGCGTTCTTTATAAAGTGAAACTTTAGGGGAGTGGCATAAGTTTCACAAATTCCAGGCAGGGAAAAGAGGTAGATGAAATGAATAATATAGAGAGAAGTTATATAAACGGCGTATGAGGGGCAGGGGGATAACGGTTGTTAATTTTTTTCAGAGTCTTTGTCTGGGCGGTGTTTTTTGCTTTATTGGCCTATGTTATCTTGTCTTGGAAATATAAAGACAAGATAAGTAAAAAAATCGAAGCGATCCGAAAAACCTGGTATATCATTTTTATACTGGGAGCGCTGATTTATTGGAATTTCTATCCGATGAGTATATTCAACGAGTGGAAAAACTTTTTGATCATGGCAGTTGTGTTCATTCTGATTGATATGTTTGTGTTCTTGAGCATGTATATATCGAAAATTGGCGACAATGAATTGTCCTACGCAACAAAAGCCGTTGCGGAAAGCGACAAGCTTTTAACGGACAATAGGGAAAAGGTCAAAAATATGTTTCACTTGTTAAAGAAAGAAGGAATACCTGAATACTATCAAACGAATAAGGAGTACCTGGCTTATTTGAGCATTCTTCTTCAAGCTTATGCTGCAAAGGAAGCGATGAGCGTGAACATTCTTCCTTTCAAGACGGAACAGGACAAGCAAATGGTGATGACTGGGCATCCTAACTTGAATGGCAGCACCATTCGTGCTACATTGGAAAGAGAAGATACGTATTATAATGATGAAGAAAAAATGGCACTCCAGCCAGTAAGCATTTTGATGGAACCATATATCCTTGACGTTAAATCGGAAAGCTTCGTTTCAGAAGTCGATTGTTTATTGATAGCATTACTGATCATGATGTTCGATATGGTCATAAAACAAAATCCAGGTGGTGAAGGTTAGATGAGCATTTATGATAAAGTCGGCAGTGAAGTTTCGGTTGCTGTAATCAAACCACAGGTTAAGATACCCGATGTTGGGTTAAGCCCGCATACCAAAAAAGTGATGAAACAGAACGAACGCGTTATCCTGAAAGATAAAGAAAAGTCGGCACGCTTCAGCCGCTTAAAAAGTGTTTTATAGGAATTAGGGCAGGGGGTTGTTCCTAATGCCTTATGATATTTGTGAAAAACCCGCATATACTATTCAAAACTAAAGAATAGGAAGGGTCTTTCAGAATATGAACAAAAAACCCGAGAGAGTGAACATCCCGGCCCCCTCCGCTTCACCATCCGAGCAACGGATACATAAAGATAATGCTGAATTGCTGAGGCTTTTACAAAGATTGAAAGCGAAACGATGGATTTTTTTAAGGTAAATGAAAGCCAGTCTCCAAGGAGAACTGGTTTTTTATTTTCCCGGTTGGAAATGATCGTCAGCCTTTTGGCGCGACTTTTTTTCCTTATACATGCTACGATCCGCCTTTTTCAACAGTGTCTCCATGTTCATCCCATCATGAGGATAAAAGCTCATCCCTATACTTGCGGTAATGAAATAATCATTTCCATTAATGAGGATGGGCATCGTCGATAAACGATTCGATAAAAACTCGGCACTGCTGTGCGTTCTGTTGATTAAATCCTCACCTTGCGATGGATGAAGTAATACAATGAATTCATCACCACCAATACGGCAGATGTGACTGTCCTCCTGTACGTTTTGCTGAAGGCACTCAGCCGTCAGTTTAATGACCAAATCTCCAACATCATGGCCAAAGGAGTCATTGAAGATTTTAAAATGATTAAGATCGATGTAAAGAATCGCCATTTCAGCATTCCGTTTATCTTTATTATAATCGAAATAATGATAGAGGAAGTTCCTATTATAAAGACCTGACAATTCATCCCTGATAATCCCATCTTCAAGGATGAGGGTTTGACATGCTAAAGAGGCGAGGGACTTAATCAGGATAGAATCATATTCTTTAAAATCGTAAGGTTCAATATCAAAGGCACATAAAGTCCCAAGCACCTTGCCGTCATATAAAAGCGGGGCGCCCATGAAACAACCATTGCCAATGTACTTCGTTAAAGGATGGTCACGAGTCAAAGCGTGTTCGGCTAAATTAGGAATGACAAGAGGCTCGGAGCCATTTTCGGCAGCCAATTTGCAAAATACCATATTATAAGGAAGAACGTCACCATCACAAATTAACCTTGCCTGTCTATTGAAGGATTTGATCGCGAAACTTTCCGTAGGGTGTAATATCGAGAGGTAGAATGTGTTGACCTTGATCGTCTTTGACAAAAGTGCCAACAATTCTTCCGCGATGCAGTCGAAATTTTTATAGTAATTGATATCCTGCTGTATCATTTCCAGGCTCCTTTATATGGATAATCTAATTAGCTTTCCAAAAATCATTGCTATTGAACGGCAAAGATACAAAAGCCGAAACGTGACAGTTGTCCGAATTTCCACTAAACTCGAATAAGAGCCAGGGTTCGTTCTGATTGGGAAGATTGAAGGCCCCTATGTTATTTTTCGGCCATTTATCGATTTCGTTAAATGTGTAAATGCACAATTCGCACATTAAATGAATTATACTGTAAATGAATTGACAAGAGTGCCATCGACCGCTAAACAAGCATTCGATTGGGCTGCCGCACATCATCGGCTATGCCGCCTTGGGGTAACTGAATCTTGGGAGAGGGCTGAATGATGGGTAAAAGGCTAGATGGCCCTCATGTAAAAAAATGTTTTGGAGAGGATAAAAGGTAAGCGTACCGTACATACAGGAACATTCAAAAGGGGATCATTATGGGTAAATTAGAAAGTATATATCCTATAGCTATAGAAAATACGAAGGAAAAAATCATGCAGGATATGAATTTTTACTTGGAGAGTAGAGAGACATTGCCTTCGTTTGTAACCTATGTATCAGACAGATTATCCTTCATTGAGCAAATCTGGCTTAATGTATGGTTGAATAAAGCATCAAATGATGTGCCAAGAAGGGAAAAAAAGGTGTTTCTGAACGAAAGGGGCTTCGTTACCGAGGGCTCGGATCATAAGCTGATCAACAGTATGTTCCGTAATGAATTAAGAACGTACCGACCATTTGACGCATTATCGTGGATGAGCGAAACCTTCGCGGAAAAGCAGGCTGATTGGGAAAAGAGA
Coding sequences within:
- a CDS encoding MBL fold metallo-hydrolase codes for the protein MLKIVKIIVSSFILLFLFLKLYPPLGKRTTKAKVRMFNEKDNFANGKFQNQVPTSQAMSLKHTGSILRDYIRGNPKKRPNTPITINTKGMAADDSNKITWFGHSAFMLELDGKTILVDPMFGKAPTPFPWFGNKRFSGELPVDLDSLPPIDAVILSHDHYDHLDYHSIKNLKGKVGQFIVPLGVGGHLERWGVNEELISEHNWWDEVSFKGLHLVCTPARHFSGRSLTDGNTTLWCSWVINGERQNIFFSGDSGYGTHFKEIGEKYGPFDLTLMECGQYDERWSTIHMMPEETVQAHIDVQGKRMIPIHWAGFTLSFHDWTDPIVRVTKAANELDVQVCTPQLGEPVQIGAKEFPQTEWWK
- a CDS encoding DMT family transporter; amino-acid sequence: MKSRTFAYMLAIIHASIVGLSFLFTKMAIAESNPLDTLAFRFTVSFVIILLLVAMKVIKVNYTWESIKYLIPLSLLFPTLFFAFQTFGLKYSQSTDAGILSAFTPILTMMIAGYFLKEKTSLYQKLSIVLSVMGVIFIFVVKGSTINFSDMLGMILILLSCIATACYTTMTRSLAKDYTPGEMSFFMMGTGFVIFNAAALFSHLKQGSMEEFLSPWSSMEFISSILYLGILASLVTSLLSNAILTKIKASQMSVFANLSTVVTIAAGAIILHEKITIYDITGSILIILGVVGTNYFGGKKEPSLKLNFGYKQERSVK
- a CDS encoding type II toxin-antitoxin system SpoIISA family toxin, whose protein sequence is MLIFFRVFVWAVFFALLAYVILSWKYKDKISKKIEAIRKTWYIIFILGALIYWNFYPMSIFNEWKNFLIMAVVFILIDMFVFLSMYISKIGDNELSYATKAVAESDKLLTDNREKVKNMFHLLKKEGIPEYYQTNKEYLAYLSILLQAYAAKEAMSVNILPFKTEQDKQMVMTGHPNLNGSTIRATLEREDTYYNDEEKMALQPVSILMEPYILDVKSESFVSEVDCLLIALLIMMFDMVIKQNPGGEG
- a CDS encoding YnfA family protein; this translates as MLVTIGIFLMAGLAEIGGGYLIWQWLREGKSIYLGLIGGFGLVLYGIIATFQTFPTFGRVYAAYGGVFIVLSVLWGWGIDRKTPDAFDWIGAAICLVGVSVILWAPRH
- a CDS encoding aromatic acid/H+ symport family MFS transporter gives rise to the protein MAKINTAEVIGNSRFNRFHFGLLAWCFVIILFDGYDLVIYGTVVPILTDEWNLTSVEAGAMGSYGLFGMMFGAIFFGILADRIGRKKVIAISLILFSLFTLLCGFVDTPSMFSTFRFLAGLGLGGVMPNVIALLTDYSPKRMRSMVVSIVLCGYSVGGMLAPILGIVLIPSVGWESIFWFAGIPLLFIPILLKRLPEATSHLIRVNRKEELLNILNRVDPANKCNMEDDILDLEKKDVNIPIIGLFKDSRTFGTLMFWTAYFMCLLMIFGLNTWLPKLMLEAGYALNSSLGFLVVLQGGAIAGTLIIAKLCDRYGFKRMLVPMYALGAISLTLMGMGGNLFWIYILVVVAGACTIGSQNLIQAFVSQYYPAVIRSTALGVASGIGRIGGMLGPILGGFLLSISLPIQLNFIAFAIPGLIAAIALSFVPVKQDYYKSDLSKPRAGMKVETKN
- a CDS encoding sensor domain-containing diguanylate cyclase, which encodes MIQQDINYYKNFDCIAEELLALLSKTIKVNTFYLSILHPTESFAIKSFNRQARLICDGDVLPYNMVFCKLAAENGSEPLVIPNLAEHALTRDHPLTKYIGNGCFMGAPLLYDGKVLGTLCAFDIEPYDFKEYDSILIKSLASLACQTLILEDGIIRDELSGLYNRNFLYHYFDYNKDKRNAEMAILYIDLNHFKIFNDSFGHDVGDLVIKLTAECLQQNVQEDSHICRIGGDEFIVLLHPSQGEDLINRTHSSAEFLSNRLSTMPILINGNDYFITASIGMSFYPHDGMNMETLLKKADRSMYKEKKSRQKADDHFQPGK